A region of the Mycoavidus sp. HKI genome:
TGCTTGAGAAACTGTTGAACTCATGTCCTCAAGCACAGCAAACTGGGAGATATTTGCAACCCTAGCCTGTTGGATTGCGTGAGTTTCTTGGTAGATGATCTGTACTGTACACAATGCATACTTGATTGAATATATGTCAAAAGTTATAGCATCATGCAACGCTGTACACCTCAAAATCTTACAGAATTTTAAGCTCTAGCATAGATAGAAAAATGCTGGATGCGTATTTGATTTCATTAGAAAGGAGGTTGCTTGCGGCGGGTTAGCTATAGATTTAGGTTAGAGTCTCAAGAGGGCTGCGCGTGTGAGAGTGAAACGGTAAAATCTTGCCTTCTCAAGGCTATAAAATAAGCAAGCAACGTGCAGTCCCAGCGACTTGTTTAACGGATGCATCATCCGCGGGTGTAGAAAAGAGTGGACTTGTTGTTGAGTTAAACTGGCTGTCAACGCTATGTTTGACTGAGATAAAGAATTGCAAAAAACTGTACAACCTTTCCGGAGAAAAAACGTGAGTCATTTAAGCATTCGAAAAGTCGCTGTGCTTGGCGCGGGCGTAATGGGGAGCCAGATTGCCGCCCACTTAATCAATGCAAAAGTACCGGTAATACTTTTTGACTTGCCGGCTCAACAAGGACCTAAAAATTCAATTGCACAAAAGGCCATCGAGCATTTGCGCAAACTGAATCCGGCACCGCTTGGGGTGAGCCATGACGCTTCTTATATTGAGCCAGCCAACTACGAGGACGATCTCGCTAAACTCAACGAATGTGACTTGGTGATTGAAGCGATTGCTGAGCGTATTGATTGGAAACATGATTTATACAAAAAAGTAGCGCCGGCCATTCGTCATGATGCAATTTTTGTCTCCAATACTTCGGGGCTGTCGATTAACACGCTTGCTGAAGGCTTAGATGCTGAGCTGAAATTCCGTTTTTGTGGCGTGCATTTCTTTAATCCTCCGCGTTATATGCATTTGGTCGAGCTTATCCCCGCCCAACAGACACGTGCAGGTATTCTAGATGGCCTAGAAAGCTTTCTAACCAGCACCTTAGGCAAGGGTGTCATCCGTGCCAAAGATACGCCGAATTTCATCGCCAATCGGGTCGGTGTTTTTTCTGTGCTAGCCACAATCAAGGAAGCGGAAAAATTTGAGCTAGGTTTTGACCTGGTTGATGATCTTACCGGCCGCCGGCTCGGACGCGCTAAATCAGCGACCTTTCGCACCGCCGATGTGGTGGGTTTAGATACGGTGTCGCATGTGATTAAAACGATGCGAGATAATCTGCTTGATGATCCATTTTTTCCAATTTATAACGAACCTCCCGTGCTTAGCGCATTGGTTGCGCAAGGTGCGCTTGGCCAAAAAAGCGGGGCAGGGTTTTATAAAAAAGAAGGTAAATTAATTAAAGTACTGGACGCTAAACAGGGCGCATATATTGCAAGCGGCGCACGGGCAGATGCTTTAGTTGAGCGTATCTTAAAGCGACCTCCTGCTGAGCGTTTTAAATTGCTGCATGAATCTACCCATCCTCAAGCGCGTTTTTTGTGGGCGATTTTCCGTAATGTTTTCCATTACAGCGCCGTACATCTAGAGCACATTGCGGATAACGCGCGTGATCTTGATTTCGCGGTGCGCTGGGGGTTTGGTTGGAACGAGGGCCCCTTTGAGAGTTGGCAAGCAGCTGGCTGGCGCCAATTGGCCGAATGGGTGCAGGCCGATATTGATGCGGGAGCTGCTTTGTCGAAGGCGCCATTGCCGGCATGGGCGCTAGATGGACTCGTCGCCGAACAGGGGGGCGTGCATAACGCAGCCGGCTCATGGTCGCCTAAAGCGCGTACATTTGTGCCACGTAGCGCGCTCGCAGTCTATACCAAACAGGTATTTCGCGCACCCTTAAACGGAGAGGTTGCGGCCGATCCGCGCACGGCTGGCAAAACGTTGCATGAAAATGAAGCGGTGCGCATATGGGTTGACGCACGTGCTGGTCAGGATGATGTCGCGATTGTTTCGTTTAAGAGCAAGATGAATACAATTGGCCCAGCCGTCTTAGATGGCATAGTACAAGCTATTGAGCTCGCCGAACAAAACCATCGCGGTCTGGTGGTTTGGCAGCCCTCTGCACTGCAAGCGGGGCCGTTCTCAGCTGGGGCAAATTTGGAAGGGTTGGTACCATCGTTGATGGCGGGAGGAGCAAAAAAAGTTGAACCTTTCGTTGCTCAGTTCCAACAAACCATGCAGCGTGTGAAATATGCAGCTGTGCCGGTGGTCCCAGCAATCGCAGGAATTGCACTGGGCGGGGGGTGTGAACTGGTCATGCATGGCGCCAAGCGGGTGGCCTATTTTGAAAGCTATATCGGTCTGGTGGAGGCAGGGGTTGGCTTGCTGCCTGCGGGGGGAGGCTTGAAAGAAGGGGCGTTGCGTGCAGCTGAAACGGCTCGGTGCTTGGGCCAGAGAAATTTGCTTGAATTTCTAGTTAAACCGTTTGAGAATATTGCGCGGGCAAAGGTCTCTAGCTCAGCACTCGAAGCTATTGAGTTTGGCTATCTGTTGCCGTCAGATACGATTGTATTTAATCTGCACGAACTGCTGGCAACAGCTCTCAGCGAAGCGCGCGCATTGGCAAACGCGGGCTGGCGCGCGCCTTTGCCGGTACATGCCATTGCTGTGGCGGGGCGAGCCGGGATTGCCACGATTAAAGCGCAACTGGTGAATCTGCGCGATGGCGGTTTTATTTCAGTTCATGATTTCTTAATTAGCAGCAAAATTGCTGAAGTGCTGTGCGGCGGGGAGGTCGAAATGGGAAGTTTGGTTGATGAAGCGTGGTTGCTTAAACTTGAGCGCGCGGCTTTTGTCGAATTACTGGACATGAAGAAGACACAAGAACGGATTATAGGGATGCTGCAAACGGGTAAGCCTGTGCGTAATTGATGGAGTGAAAAAAATGAATAAACAAGTGCAAGACGCCTATATCGTTGCCGCTAACCGTACACCCATTGGCAAAGCGCCGCGTGGGATATTCAGGAATACGCGGCCAGAAGAATTATTGATTCACGCCATACGAGCGGTGGTGGCGCAAGTCCCCGAGCTTGATCTACACGTCATTGAAGATGTGATGATTGGCTGTGCGTTTCCAGAAGCTGAACAAGGGCTGAATATCGCGCGTGTCAGCGCATTGTTGGCAGGGTTGCCAGTCAGTGTAGGAGGTGTAACGGTGAACCGTTATTGTGCTTCTGGCGTAACTGCACTTGCCATGGCCGCAGATCGCATCCGCGTCGGTGAGGCGGAGGCATTGATTGCCGGCGGTGTGGAATCGATGAGCATGGTGCCGATGATGGGCAATACTCCATCCGTTTCGCCGCATATCTTTGAACGAGATGAACATCTTGGGCTGGCGTACGGCATGGGGTTGACGGCTGAAAGAGTTGCGCAACGCTGGAACATTAAACGCGATGCGCAGGACCTTTTTTCATTTGCATCTCATCAAAAAGCATTGCAGGCGCAAGCTGCCGGCGAATTCAATGACGAAGTGGCGCCGTTTGAGGTGATCGAGCGTTTCCCAGACCTTAATCGGCGCGAGCTTGATTTAAGAAAGCAACTCACGTCGCAGGATGAGGGGCCTCGTGCCGATACTTCGCTTGAGGCGCTTGCTAAGCTGAAACCCGTGTTTGCGAATGGTGGTTCAGTCACGGCTGGAAATAGCTCGCAAATGTCAGATGGCGCTGCTGCGCTGCTGGTGGTTTCGGAAAAAATACTTAAGCAATTCAATCTCACTCCGCTGGCGCGTTTTGTGAGTTTTGCGGTGCGGGGCGTACCGCCCGAGATTATGGGGATCGGCCCGAGAGAAGCCATTCCGGCTGCTTTAAAAGCAGCGGGGCTTAAGCAGGACCAACTCGACTGGATTGAGTTGAACGAGGCATTTGCTGCACAATCGCTGGCCGTCATAGAGGAGCTTAAGCTTGATCCTAAAAAAGTGAATCCACTCGGCGGGGCGATAGCGTTAGGTCATCCATTGGGCGCCACGGGTGCAATTCGCGCTACCACGGTTGTGCATGCACTGCGCCGACACTCCCTTAAATACGGTATGGTCACCATGTGCGTGGGCGCGGGCATGGGTGCCGCGGGCATTCTCGAGCGAGTTTGAGTGGATTTGCTGTGATCAAGCTCGAGCGAGCTTGTGATCACTCAATCTGGTGCTGGCAATGCGCGCGGTCGGCGGTCGCTATCTGTGGCGACATAGATGAGCGTAGCTTCTGCTACTTTGAAAATCTCTTCCGCAAAATTGAGCCGCTGCGCGTACACTTCGACCGATACCGTGACCGAGGTGTTGCCAGTTTTGGCGATGTCTGCGTAAAAGCTAAGCAAATCGTCAACAAACACCGGTTGCTTAAAAACCAAGGAATTGATGGCTACAGTGACCACCTGGCCTTGTGCGCGGCGCGTCGCTGGAATCGAGCCGGCAATATTCACTTGCTCCATAATCCAGCTGCCGAATATGTCACCATGTATAGTCGCGTTAGAAGATTGTGGCACCACGCGTAAAGCGAGGGTTTTGCCATGTGGGAGGTGAGGGAGTGAATGCATGTTTTATTTCCGTTGTTATTTACACTAATGTTTCAGTTTTCGGACTTAGTTTTCGCGTACTTCGGATAAATAGTCAATCATTCTGAGACAATATCAAAATTTTGAGCGTAAGCCGCAACTAAAGCGCAAGGTTTATAAACTTTTTTTTAACCAGCGCGCAACTTTTTTCCGGGGATTGAGGAAGTTTATGTCGCAACATCATGTATTACCATCTTACCTTCGGCAAGATGAACTTGGCCCATGGGGCACTTATTTACAACAGATTGACCGCGTTACACCTTATCTAGGTTCATTGTCGCGCTGGATCGAAACCCTTAAGCGGCCTAAGCGCGCGCTGATCGTTGATGTGCCTATCGAGCTTGATAATGGCACCGTTGCCCATTTTGAAGGGTATCGCGTGCAGCACAATACTTCAAGAGGTCCTGGCAAGGGCGGGTTACGCTACCACCAAGACGTGACGCTATCTGAAGTGATGGCGCTGTCTGCCTGGATGTCGATCAAGAATGCGGCAGTGAATGTCCCATACGGCGGCGCAAAAGGCGGAATCCGGGTTGATCCGCGGAGACTTTCACGCGGTGAACTCGAGCGGATGACCCGTCGCTACACCAGTGAAATCAATTTCATTATTGGTCCTAACACGGATATTCCAGCGCCTGATGTCAACACTAATGAGCAAGTGATGGCATGGATGATGGATACGTATTCGATGAATCAAGGACGTACCGCAACGGGTGTGGTAACAGGCAAGCCGATTGCGCTAGGCGGCAGTCTTGGGCGTAAAGAAGCGACTGCCCGCGGGGTTTTCGTCGTAGCCTGCGAGAGTGCGCGCCAAATTGGTTTGGACATCGCTGGAGCACGGATTGCAATTCAAGGTTTTGGTAACGTTGGCGGGATTGCTGCGCGGCTTTTTTCTGACGCGGGCGCCAAAATCATAGCAGTGCAAGACCATACGGGTACTCTTTACCGGCCGGCCGGGATTGAAGTGCTTAAATTGCTTGAACACGTTGCTCAAACGGGCGGCATTGTGGGTTTCACAGGCGCCGAGCCGCTGGCTGCGGATGAATTTTGGGGGCTTGAAACCGATATTTTGATTCCGGCTGCACTAGAAGGTCAAATCACTGAAAAAAATGCACCACGGATTCGCACTAGGATTGTGGTCGAAGGCGCAAATGGGCCAACGACACCGTTGGCTGACGATATTCTGAACGAGCATGGCATTCTTGTGATTCCTGACGTCATCGCAAATGCAGGTGGGGTGACCGTTTCATACTTTGAATGGGTGCAGGACTTCTCCAGTTTTTTCTGGAGCGAAGACGAAATTAATCACCGTCTTGAGCGTGTGATGCGTGAGGCGTTCGCATCTATATGGCAAGTTGCGCTTGAACACAAGGTCTCTGTGCGTACAGCGGCTTATATTGTTGCATGTACAAGAATTTTAATGGCCAGGGAGATGCGTGGACTGTATCCTTGAGATATATTTAAACTTTTTGCTTTATAAATAAACCATTTGGGATATATAATCTATTTTTCAGAAGGGGAACTTAGTATGAAGTTTAAAAAAATAGTAACGGCATTGATGACGGCAGGTACGCTAACGTTCTCTTATGCACAGGCGCAGAGTGCTAGTACGACGGGCACTTTGCAAAAAATTAGGGATACGGGCACGGTTTCATTGGGACATAGGGAATCGTCCATTCCTTTTTCCTATTATGCCGAGAACCAGCGGGTGGTGGGCTATGCGCACGAATACGCGATGCAGATTGTTAAGGCAATTGAGCAAGAGCTTAATAAACCGCATCTAGATGTGAAACTCACGCCGATCACGTCTCAAAACCGGATTCCATTGCTGCAA
Encoded here:
- a CDS encoding acetyl-CoA C-acyltransferase; this translates as MNKQVQDAYIVAANRTPIGKAPRGIFRNTRPEELLIHAIRAVVAQVPELDLHVIEDVMIGCAFPEAEQGLNIARVSALLAGLPVSVGGVTVNRYCASGVTALAMAADRIRVGEAEALIAGGVESMSMVPMMGNTPSVSPHIFERDEHLGLAYGMGLTAERVAQRWNIKRDAQDLFSFASHQKALQAQAAGEFNDEVAPFEVIERFPDLNRRELDLRKQLTSQDEGPRADTSLEALAKLKPVFANGGSVTAGNSSQMSDGAAALLVVSEKILKQFNLTPLARFVSFAVRGVPPEIMGIGPREAIPAALKAAGLKQDQLDWIELNEAFAAQSLAVIEELKLDPKKVNPLGGAIALGHPLGATGAIRATTVVHALRRHSLKYGMVTMCVGAGMGAAGILERV
- a CDS encoding acyl-CoA thioesterase encodes the protein MHSLPHLPHGKTLALRVVPQSSNATIHGDIFGSWIMEQVNIAGSIPATRRAQGQVVTVAINSLVFKQPVFVDDLLSFYADIAKTGNTSVTVSVEVYAQRLNFAEEIFKVAEATLIYVATDSDRRPRALPAPD
- a CDS encoding 3-hydroxyacyl-CoA dehydrogenase/enoyl-CoA hydratase family protein; this translates as MSHLSIRKVAVLGAGVMGSQIAAHLINAKVPVILFDLPAQQGPKNSIAQKAIEHLRKLNPAPLGVSHDASYIEPANYEDDLAKLNECDLVIEAIAERIDWKHDLYKKVAPAIRHDAIFVSNTSGLSINTLAEGLDAELKFRFCGVHFFNPPRYMHLVELIPAQQTRAGILDGLESFLTSTLGKGVIRAKDTPNFIANRVGVFSVLATIKEAEKFELGFDLVDDLTGRRLGRAKSATFRTADVVGLDTVSHVIKTMRDNLLDDPFFPIYNEPPVLSALVAQGALGQKSGAGFYKKEGKLIKVLDAKQGAYIASGARADALVERILKRPPAERFKLLHESTHPQARFLWAIFRNVFHYSAVHLEHIADNARDLDFAVRWGFGWNEGPFESWQAAGWRQLAEWVQADIDAGAALSKAPLPAWALDGLVAEQGGVHNAAGSWSPKARTFVPRSALAVYTKQVFRAPLNGEVAADPRTAGKTLHENEAVRIWVDARAGQDDVAIVSFKSKMNTIGPAVLDGIVQAIELAEQNHRGLVVWQPSALQAGPFSAGANLEGLVPSLMAGGAKKVEPFVAQFQQTMQRVKYAAVPVVPAIAGIALGGGCELVMHGAKRVAYFESYIGLVEAGVGLLPAGGGLKEGALRAAETARCLGQRNLLEFLVKPFENIARAKVSSSALEAIEFGYLLPSDTIVFNLHELLATALSEARALANAGWRAPLPVHAIAVAGRAGIATIKAQLVNLRDGGFISVHDFLISSKIAEVLCGGEVEMGSLVDEAWLLKLERAAFVELLDMKKTQERIIGMLQTGKPVRN
- a CDS encoding Glu/Leu/Phe/Val dehydrogenase; this translates as MSQHHVLPSYLRQDELGPWGTYLQQIDRVTPYLGSLSRWIETLKRPKRALIVDVPIELDNGTVAHFEGYRVQHNTSRGPGKGGLRYHQDVTLSEVMALSAWMSIKNAAVNVPYGGAKGGIRVDPRRLSRGELERMTRRYTSEINFIIGPNTDIPAPDVNTNEQVMAWMMDTYSMNQGRTATGVVTGKPIALGGSLGRKEATARGVFVVACESARQIGLDIAGARIAIQGFGNVGGIAARLFSDAGAKIIAVQDHTGTLYRPAGIEVLKLLEHVAQTGGIVGFTGAEPLAADEFWGLETDILIPAALEGQITEKNAPRIRTRIVVEGANGPTTPLADDILNEHGILVIPDVIANAGGVTVSYFEWVQDFSSFFWSEDEINHRLERVMREAFASIWQVALEHKVSVRTAAYIVACTRILMAREMRGLYP